The Blastococcus sp. HT6-4 genome window below encodes:
- a CDS encoding DegV family protein: MPVAVLTDSTAYLPPDLAERYGIHVVPLYVVLAGHSGREGEDISSEDVARALSSRGQRVSTSRPTPGDFVAAYRAALDAGADRLVSVHLSAELSGTWDAARVAASQVGEHIVSVVDSRSAAMGTGFAVLAAARAAAGGADLDTVARVAREAAARTRTLFVVDTLEHLRRGGRIGSAAAVFGSALAVKPVLHVVDGRVVPLEKVRTSARAFNRLVQHVVELAGERQVSLAVHHLAAAERAERLVTELRERVPGLCELHVSELGAAIGAHVGPGAVGVVVSHVAPGTAPPSGGEQPPGE; this comes from the coding sequence GTGCCCGTCGCCGTCCTGACCGATTCGACGGCCTACCTTCCCCCGGACCTGGCGGAGCGGTACGGCATCCACGTCGTCCCGCTCTACGTCGTGCTCGCCGGCCACTCGGGCCGCGAGGGCGAGGACATCAGCTCCGAGGACGTGGCCCGTGCCCTGTCCTCGCGCGGGCAGCGGGTCTCCACGTCGCGGCCCACGCCCGGTGACTTCGTCGCCGCCTACCGGGCGGCGCTCGACGCCGGCGCCGACCGGCTGGTGTCGGTGCACCTGTCGGCGGAGCTGTCCGGCACCTGGGACGCCGCTCGGGTCGCCGCTTCCCAGGTGGGGGAGCACATCGTCTCCGTCGTCGACTCCCGGTCCGCCGCCATGGGCACCGGGTTCGCCGTCCTGGCGGCCGCGCGCGCGGCCGCCGGCGGCGCCGACCTGGACACCGTGGCGCGGGTGGCCCGCGAGGCCGCAGCCCGCACCCGGACGCTATTCGTCGTCGACACCCTCGAGCACCTGCGCCGGGGCGGGCGGATCGGCTCGGCCGCGGCGGTGTTCGGCTCGGCCCTGGCCGTCAAGCCGGTGCTGCACGTGGTCGACGGCCGGGTGGTGCCGCTGGAGAAGGTGCGCACGTCGGCCCGGGCGTTCAACCGGCTCGTCCAGCACGTGGTCGAGCTCGCCGGGGAGCGCCAGGTCTCCCTCGCCGTCCACCACCTCGCGGCGGCCGAGCGCGCCGAGCGGCTGGTGACCGAGCTCCGCGAGCGGGTGCCGGGGCTGTGCGAGCTGCACGTGAGCGAGCTGGGTGCCGCGATCGGCGCGCACGTCGGCCCCGGGGCGGTGGGCGTCGTCGTCTCCCACGTCGCACCCGGGACCGCGCCGCCGTCCGGCGGGGAGCAGCCACCGGGGGAGTGA
- a CDS encoding ComEA family DNA-binding protein, whose protein sequence is MRLPTRRDDADVIRARLRALLAEPRPGGWLPEDDDGADAWRADGHQVSGAVGEPPPDDELPAGVGRHRAPGTAVRWDAGRTGARALWVAATVAVLLLLGWTWLDRPRVEPAGAASTVPAVPTSAPPSAEAAGTTDEAAAPSTVVVSVVGQVARPGLVTLTPGARVADAVAGAGGFLPEADPASVNLAAPVSDGEQISVGTPGAAAGAGGVGGPDAQGGGKVDLNTAGVADLDALPGIGPVLAQRIVEHRARSGGFRSVDELDDVPGIGPATAAELAELVTV, encoded by the coding sequence GTGCGCCTCCCGACCCGCCGCGACGATGCCGACGTCATCCGTGCCCGGCTGCGGGCGCTGCTGGCGGAGCCCCGCCCCGGCGGGTGGCTGCCCGAGGACGACGACGGCGCCGATGCCTGGCGGGCGGACGGGCACCAGGTCTCCGGCGCGGTCGGCGAGCCGCCGCCCGACGACGAACTGCCGGCCGGGGTGGGCCGGCACCGGGCCCCGGGGACGGCGGTGCGCTGGGACGCCGGCCGCACGGGAGCCCGCGCGCTGTGGGTGGCCGCGACGGTCGCGGTGCTGCTCCTGCTGGGCTGGACGTGGCTGGACCGGCCCCGGGTGGAGCCCGCCGGCGCCGCCTCGACCGTTCCGGCCGTGCCGACGTCGGCGCCACCGTCGGCAGAGGCGGCCGGGACGACCGACGAGGCGGCTGCGCCCTCGACCGTGGTGGTGTCCGTCGTCGGGCAGGTGGCCCGGCCCGGGCTGGTCACCCTGACCCCGGGGGCGCGGGTCGCCGACGCGGTGGCCGGGGCGGGGGGTTTCCTCCCGGAGGCCGATCCCGCGTCGGTCAACCTCGCCGCACCGGTGTCCGACGGCGAGCAGATCTCGGTCGGTACGCCGGGCGCCGCCGCCGGCGCCGGAGGCGTCGGCGGGCCCGACGCCCAGGGCGGGGGGAAGGTCGACCTGAACACCGCCGGCGTCGCCGATCTCGACGCCCTGCCGGGGATCGGCCCGGTGCTCGCCCAGCGCATCGTCGAGCACCGGGCCCGCAGCGGTGGGTTCCGCAGCGTCGACGAGCTCGACGACGTGCCGGGCATCGGCCCCGCGACCGCGGCGGAGCTGGCCGAGCTGGTGACGGTGTGA
- the holA gene encoding DNA polymerase III subunit delta, translating to MTASPVEPTSRLRVVIGEEELLRSRAVSAVRTAVLGRHPDAEVHELAALGLPVGQLADALAPSLFGGHRLVVVTGVHESAGALADALTAYAKDPDPDLTLVIVHSGGKRNEALVKAFKAAGAAVDECPKVTSVGDRIAFVRNEVRRLGGRIAPDAVTALVDAIGADLRSLSAAAGQLVSDFGGSIDADDVARFHRGQGEVTGFTVAERVLTGDRAGSIEMLRWALERGVAHVLIADAIADGVRTAARVASLSSSNPGDLARTLKMPPWKVKKAQAQARGWSIEGLQQALGVTAGLNADVKGAAASADYALERAIRRLVTIRTETGRGRARAGR from the coding sequence GTGACGGCGTCCCCGGTCGAACCCACCTCGCGGCTGCGCGTGGTCATCGGCGAGGAGGAGCTGCTCCGGTCGCGCGCCGTGAGCGCCGTCCGCACCGCCGTGCTCGGCCGCCACCCCGACGCGGAGGTCCACGAGCTCGCCGCCCTGGGGCTGCCGGTCGGGCAGCTGGCCGACGCGCTGGCGCCGTCGTTGTTCGGTGGGCACCGGCTGGTGGTCGTGACCGGGGTGCACGAGTCGGCCGGTGCGCTGGCCGATGCCCTGACCGCCTACGCGAAGGACCCCGACCCCGACCTCACGCTCGTGATCGTCCACTCCGGGGGCAAGCGCAACGAGGCCCTGGTCAAGGCGTTCAAGGCCGCCGGCGCGGCGGTCGACGAATGCCCGAAGGTGACGTCCGTCGGCGACCGCATCGCCTTCGTGCGCAACGAGGTCCGCCGGCTCGGCGGCCGGATCGCCCCCGATGCGGTCACCGCCCTGGTCGACGCGATCGGCGCCGACCTGCGGTCGCTCTCCGCCGCCGCCGGCCAGCTCGTCTCCGACTTCGGCGGAAGCATCGACGCCGACGACGTCGCCCGGTTCCACCGCGGGCAGGGGGAGGTCACCGGCTTCACCGTGGCCGAGCGGGTGCTGACCGGCGACCGCGCGGGCTCGATCGAGATGCTGCGCTGGGCGCTGGAGCGCGGGGTGGCCCACGTGCTCATCGCGGACGCCATCGCCGACGGCGTGCGCACCGCGGCCCGGGTGGCCTCGCTCAGCTCCAGCAACCCGGGCGACCTCGCCCGGACCCTGAAGATGCCGCCGTGGAAGGTGAAGAAGGCGCAGGCGCAGGCGCGCGGGTGGAGCATCGAGGGGCTGCAGCAGGCTCTGGGCGTCACCGCCGGCCTCAACGCCGACGTCAAGGGCGCCGCGGCGAGCGCCGACTACGCCCTCGAGCGGGCCATCCGCCGGCTCGTCACCATCCGCACCGAGACCGGCCGGGGACGGGCTCGCGCCGGACGCTGA
- the rpsT gene encoding 30S ribosomal protein S20: protein MANIKSQMKRIKTNEKARQRNVAVKSALKTAVRRVRTAAESGDAAAASAAYQAAAKQLDKAASKGVIHKNQAANRKSGLAKQVAGL, encoded by the coding sequence GTGGCGAACATCAAGTCCCAGATGAAGCGGATCAAGACCAACGAGAAGGCGCGTCAGCGCAACGTCGCGGTCAAGTCCGCCCTGAAGACGGCCGTCCGGCGCGTCCGCACCGCCGCCGAGTCCGGGGACGCCGCTGCCGCGAGCGCCGCGTACCAGGCCGCTGCGAAGCAGCTCGACAAGGCCGCCAGCAAGGGCGTCATCCACAAGAACCAGGCCGCCAACCGCAAGTCGGGTCTGGCCAAGCAGGTCGCCGGCCTCTGA
- the lepA gene encoding translation elongation factor 4 — MTTPAATDPALIRNFCIIAHIDHGKSTLADRMLEVTGLVEGRHMRAQYLDRMDIERERGITIKAQNVRLPWTPRSGAHTGTEYVLDMIDTPGHVDFTYEVSRSLAACEGAVLLVDAAQGIEAQTLANLYLALENDLTIIPVLNKIDLPAAQPERYAEEIAHIIGCEPEDVLRVSGKTGVGVPDLLDRIVEEIPAPTGEAGSPARAMIFDSVYDIYRGVITYVRVVDGRIAARDKIKMMSTGATHELLEIGVISPEPKPVDSLGVGEVGYFITGVKDVRQSRVGDTVTLQHKPAAESIGGYRDPKPMVYSGLYPIDGSEYPLLREALDKLLLNDAALVYEPETSAALGFGFRVGFLGLLHLEIVRERLEREAGISLISTAPNVVYRVIMEDGTEITVTNPSDWPEGKIDKVFEPIVNATIIAPSDYTGAIMELCQGRRGQLGGMDYLSESRVELRYTLPLGEIIFDFFDALKSRTRGYASLDYQEAGEQESALVKVDILLQGEAVDAFSAIVHKDKAYSYGVMMAGKLRELIPRQQFEVPIQAAVGSRVIARETVRAIRKDVLAKCYGGDITRKRKLLEKQKEGKKRMKMVGRVEVPQEAFVAALSTNESTASAKPK, encoded by the coding sequence GTGACGACTCCTGCTGCCACCGATCCGGCCCTCATCCGGAACTTCTGCATCATCGCCCACATCGACCACGGCAAGTCGACGCTGGCCGACCGGATGCTCGAGGTCACCGGACTCGTCGAGGGCCGCCACATGCGCGCCCAGTACCTCGACCGCATGGACATCGAGCGCGAACGCGGCATCACCATCAAGGCGCAGAACGTCCGGCTGCCGTGGACCCCGCGCTCGGGGGCCCACACCGGCACCGAGTACGTGCTCGACATGATCGACACCCCCGGCCACGTGGACTTCACCTACGAGGTGTCCCGGTCGCTGGCCGCCTGCGAGGGCGCCGTCCTGCTGGTGGACGCCGCCCAGGGGATCGAGGCCCAGACGCTGGCGAACCTCTACCTGGCGCTGGAGAACGACCTCACGATCATCCCGGTGCTGAACAAGATCGACCTGCCGGCCGCGCAGCCCGAGCGCTACGCCGAGGAGATCGCGCACATCATCGGCTGCGAGCCCGAGGACGTGCTGCGGGTCAGCGGGAAGACCGGCGTCGGGGTGCCCGATCTCCTCGACCGCATCGTGGAGGAGATCCCGGCACCGACGGGCGAGGCCGGCTCCCCGGCACGGGCCATGATCTTCGACTCCGTCTACGACATCTACCGGGGCGTGATCACCTACGTCCGCGTCGTCGACGGCCGGATCGCCGCCCGCGACAAGATCAAGATGATGTCGACCGGTGCGACGCACGAGCTGCTGGAGATCGGCGTGATCTCGCCGGAGCCCAAGCCGGTGGACTCCCTCGGGGTGGGCGAGGTCGGTTACTTCATCACCGGGGTGAAGGACGTCCGCCAGTCCCGCGTCGGCGACACCGTCACCCTGCAGCACAAGCCGGCGGCGGAGTCGATCGGTGGCTACCGCGACCCCAAGCCGATGGTCTACTCCGGCCTCTACCCGATCGACGGCAGCGAGTACCCGCTGCTGCGCGAGGCGCTGGACAAGCTGCTGCTCAACGACGCCGCGCTGGTCTACGAGCCGGAGACCTCGGCAGCGCTGGGCTTCGGCTTCCGCGTCGGCTTCCTGGGCCTGCTGCACCTGGAGATCGTCCGGGAGCGGCTCGAGCGCGAGGCGGGCATCAGCCTCATCTCGACGGCGCCCAACGTCGTCTACCGCGTGATCATGGAGGACGGCACCGAGATCACGGTGACCAACCCCAGCGACTGGCCCGAGGGCAAGATCGACAAGGTCTTCGAGCCGATCGTCAACGCCACGATCATCGCGCCCAGCGACTACACCGGCGCGATCATGGAGCTCTGCCAGGGCCGCCGCGGCCAGCTCGGCGGCATGGACTACCTGAGCGAGTCGCGCGTCGAGCTGCGCTACACGCTGCCGCTCGGTGAGATCATCTTCGACTTCTTCGACGCGCTGAAGTCCCGCACCCGCGGCTACGCCTCGCTCGACTACCAGGAGGCCGGCGAGCAGGAGTCCGCGCTGGTCAAGGTGGACATCCTGCTGCAGGGCGAGGCCGTCGACGCGTTCAGCGCGATCGTGCACAAGGACAAGGCCTACAGCTACGGCGTGATGATGGCCGGCAAGCTCCGCGAGCTCATCCCGCGCCAGCAGTTCGAGGTGCCGATCCAGGCCGCCGTCGGCTCCCGGGTGATCGCCCGCGAGACCGTCCGCGCCATCCGCAAGGACGTCCTCGCCAAGTGCTACGGCGGTGACATCACCCGCAAGCGGAAGCTGCTGGAGAAGCAGAAGGAGGGCAAGAAGCGGATGAAGATGGTCGGCCGCGTCGAGGTCCCCCAGGAGGCGTTCGTCGCCGCGCTCTCCACCAACGAGTCCACCGCCTCGGCCAAGCCCAAGTGA
- a CDS encoding MOSC domain-containing protein: MSGADLVPLPGRRPDRSGIHKRSVPGRVAVGTLGLDGDVQVNRKHHGGEGQAVYAYAQEDAEFWIAEIGRALPPGMFGENLRTTGLDLTGAVLGERWRVGTALLEVTAPRIPCANFARFWDEPQLVRRFTAHGASGAYLRVLVTGEIGAGDVVEIEERPGHEVTVGLAFRAFTTQKYRIAELEPALPHLPDKDRSKVAGRIARRIAPIL, from the coding sequence GTGTCCGGGGCCGATCTCGTCCCGCTGCCCGGCCGCCGGCCCGACCGCAGCGGCATCCACAAGCGGTCCGTGCCCGGCCGCGTCGCCGTCGGGACGCTGGGCCTGGACGGCGACGTCCAGGTCAACCGCAAGCACCACGGTGGTGAGGGACAGGCCGTCTACGCCTACGCCCAGGAGGACGCCGAGTTCTGGATCGCCGAGATCGGCCGCGCGCTGCCGCCCGGCATGTTCGGCGAGAACCTGCGGACGACGGGCCTGGACCTCACCGGCGCCGTCCTCGGTGAGCGCTGGCGGGTGGGGACCGCGCTCCTGGAGGTGACCGCGCCCCGGATCCCGTGCGCGAACTTCGCCCGCTTCTGGGACGAGCCGCAGCTGGTCAGGCGGTTCACCGCACACGGCGCCAGCGGGGCGTACCTGCGCGTCCTGGTGACCGGGGAGATCGGCGCGGGTGACGTCGTGGAGATCGAGGAGCGTCCCGGGCACGAGGTGACGGTCGGGCTGGCGTTCCGGGCGTTCACGACGCAGAAGTACCGGATCGCCGAGCTCGAACCGGCGTTGCCCCATCTGCCCGACAAGGACCGCTCGAAGGTGGCGGGGAGGATCGCCCGGCGGATCGCTCCCATCCTCTAG